A stretch of Endozoicomonas sp. SCSIO W0465 DNA encodes these proteins:
- a CDS encoding ankyrin repeat domain-containing protein — translation MPGQRRSALFSKKSEHTVNHTIAQINVSPPEVAQASCPVCQRGLSNNREVLMAKCGHRYHEDCIEWWLDGKGVRERNCRECDATIVPLVREAGAAFNESSLYCESQPLHVCRTGNVQALRHLLNLHPNLVREHFRAAATGESVLLLHAAARENRSKCIQALVEHGTDLNGPKENGDNALHIAAEEGNIECLKALINGQVDINATTAFGANALHLCAAKGHHHCLRLLIKAGTVVNAQASFNKKTPLHIAAEGGHLECLKFLLTGGADLACITTEGKTALHIAAERGHSDCLRMMATCGVDINAANNKGKTAVHLAAKRGHGECLKVLIKWGADLNAATSEGKSALYLCVEKGHSDCVQLLVDDGADLNSLTILGESALHLAARESQIECMQAIIKGGAELNITSTHGDTAVHIAAQEGRLDSLRILIKAGADLNATTEGWTALHLAANNGHSGCVAALISGGAQINSTVEGWAALHFAAQRGHSECVQALINGNADLNTTAEGQTALHLAASHGHSESVRILTHGAADLNITTPQGETALHLAASHGHSEPVRILIHGAANPNGTTMQDETALHLAASHGHSGCVQTLLNEGLVLSATANGWTELHFAAHGGHSECIRVLIANGAAPDVTNNYRRTPLHLAALAGHSGCIEVLVKAGADIGAKSYFGRAALHLASREGHRDCLQALIDGGADCDVIRADLGKTALHFAVQEGHWYCVQTLIDRGADPNITTEAGETALHLAASGNSSECVEILTEAKADVNLRTVYGKTALHLATINDHVKCVRALINGGADPDATTGRSDHPKVTVGNDYSLDHLRDYHWTAVHLAAHFGRIKPLRVLIQRGADLNATSTDGWTALHLAANSNHKACVEALAWASADLDVTTNQGKTALELAVEQGFRDCQKALVSARECHKKKCPVQ, via the coding sequence GCACCGTTACCATGAGGATTGCATTGAATGGTGGTTGGATGGTAAGGGAGTCAGGGAACGAAACTGCCGGGAGTGTGATGCTACAATCGTGCCACTGGTGCGTGAGGCTGGAGCCGCATTCAATGAGTCTTCGCTGTACTGTGAATCGCAGCCTCTGCATGTTTGTCGTACCGGCAATGTACAGGCGTTGCGACATCTGCTGAATCTGCATCCAAATCTCGTTCGTGAGCATTTTCGTGCAGCCGCTACAGGCGAATCGGTCCTGCTGTTGCATGCTGCTGCCCGGGAAAACCGCAGCAAGTGTATACAAGCCCTGGTTGAACACGGGACAGATCTGAATGGCCCCAAGGAAAACGGTGATAACGCACTGCATATTGCGGCTGAAGAGGGCAACATTGAGTGTTTGAAAGCCCTGATCAACGGCCAGGTGGATATTAACGCCACCACAGCGTTCGGTGCTAATGCGTTGCACCTTTGCGCTGCAAAGGGCCACCATCACTGCCTCCGGCTCCTGATCAAGGCGGGTACGGTTGTTAATGCCCAAGCCAGTTTCAACAAAAAAACGCCGTTACATATCGCCGCTGAGGGAGGGCACCTCGAGTGTCTGAAATTCCTGCTTACTGGCGGGGCTGATCTTGCCTGTATCACCACTGAAGGCAAAACAGCGCTGCATATTGCCGCTGAAAGAGGCCACAGTGATTGCCTGAGAATGATGGCTACCTGCGGCGTGGATATTAATGCTGCCAATAATAAAGGTAAAACCGCCGTACACCTTGCTGCCAAAAGAGGGCATGGAGAGTGTCTCAAAGTCCTGATCAAGTGGGGAGCGGATCTCAATGCTGCCACCAGTGAAGGAAAGTCTGCGCTGTATCTTTGTGTGGAAAAAGGCCACAGCGATTGTGTGCAATTGCTGGTTGACGACGGGGCAGATCTCAATTCCCTCACCATTCTTGGCGAGTCAGCACTGCATCTCGCTGCCAGGGAAAGCCAAATTGAGTGCATGCAAGCCATTATCAAGGGCGGAGCTGAACTCAATATCACCTCAACTCACGGTGATACCGCTGTGCACATTGCAGCTCAGGAGGGTCGTCTTGATAGCTTACGAATCCTGATCAAGGCGGGTGCAGATCTCAATGCCACAACAGAAGGCTGGACAGCCTTGCACCTGGCGGCAAACAATGGCCACAGTGGCTGCGTGGCGGCACTGATCAGTGGAGGGGCGCAAATCAATTCGACCGTTGAAGGCTGGGCTGCGCTGCATTTCGCCGCCCAAAGAGGCCATAGTGAGTGTGTACAGGCACTGATCAACGGCAATGCCGACCTTAATACCACTGCTGAAGGACAGACAGCACTGCACCTCGCCGCCAGCCATGGCCACAGCGAGTCTGTTCGAATCCTGACCCATGGCGCAGCGGATCTCAATATCACCACACCACAGGGCGAGACAGCACTGCACCTGGCCGCCAGCCATGGCCACAGCGAGCCTGTTCGAATCCTGATCCATGGCGCAGCGAATCCCAACGGTACCACAATGCAAGATGAGACAGCACTGCACCTGGCTGCCAGCCATGGGCACAGTGGTTGTGTGCAAACCCTGCTCAACGAAGGGTTGGTGCTCAGTGCCACTGCTAATGGTTGGACAGAACTCCATTTTGCTGCCCATGGAGGCCATAGTGAATGTATCCGGGTGCTGATTGCCAATGGTGCCGCGCCTGATGTTACCAATAATTACCGTAGAACTCCGTTGCACCTGGCTGCTCTGGCAGGCCACAGTGGGTGCATTGAGGTTCTGGTCAAGGCCGGGGCCGATATCGGCGCTAAATCGTACTTTGGCAGAGCTGCGCTGCATCTTGCTTCCCGGGAAGGCCACAGGGATTGCTTGCAAGCACTGATTGATGGTGGTGCGGATTGTGATGTCATCAGGGCTGACCTTGGTAAAACCGCATTGCATTTTGCCGTTCAGGAAGGTCACTGGTACTGTGTGCAAACGTTGATTGACCGCGGAGCTGATCCCAATATTACCACCGAGGCTGGGGAGACAGCATTGCACCTGGCCGCTTCAGGGAACTCCAGTGAGTGTGTGGAAATCCTGACGGAAGCCAAAGCCGATGTTAATTTAAGAACAGTTTATGGCAAGACAGCACTCCACCTGGCCACCATCAACGATCATGTTAAATGTGTGCGGGCCCTCATCAATGGTGGGGCAGATCCTGATGCCACGACTGGTAGGAGTGATCATCCCAAGGTAACGGTGGGCAATGACTATTCCCTGGATCATCTCAGGGACTACCATTGGACAGCAGTACACCTGGCTGCTCACTTTGGCCGTATCAAGCCTCTGAGGGTTCTTATTCAGAGAGGGGCAGATCTAAACGCCACCAGTACTGACGGTTGGACCGCATTGCACCTGGCTGCCAATAGTAACCATAAGGCGTGTGTGGAAGCCCTGGCTTGGGCATCTGCTGATCTTGATGTTACTACGAATCAGGGGAAAACAGCACTGGAACTGGCCGTCGAACAAGGCTTTAGGGATTGTCAGAAAG